From the genome of Triticum aestivum cultivar Chinese Spring chromosome 3B, IWGSC CS RefSeq v2.1, whole genome shotgun sequence, one region includes:
- the LOC123068105 gene encoding serine/threonine-protein phosphatase 6 regulatory ankyrin repeat subunit C-like: MDRRLLEAATSGDSKSMKDMASQDASILLRTTPQGSTCLHISSTHGHEGFCQDVLVLNQTLLTKVNSDRETPLIAAVMGGHASLASVLLGRCCMLGLSEVILQTDNDRCNALHHAINYNHKDLAMELIIAKPSLSHGVNKYGESPMFMAAMRDFTDIVEKLLDTHDSAHEGTYGHNALHAAARNGNAVIAKTIMATRPLLATEKSNDSKTPVHIAVIMDKIEVLRIFLEHDWSLGHVTHKEEYVSSLLFTAACRGNVGIARELLKHCPDAPYRLESGKTCLHVAVEGGHTEFVQFLLKEPQLQKLVNMRDGNGKTALHHAVNRCNPKIVAALLSRKETNFTIYDNHGESVIWQLRNATDHAKTLNWGLGRWSPWPPPTPYLPYVWMRRSSEWPRRDMLQPEGKSGLLHLLEQGRGMVVVCEQGKTPTVYAGDVVVVALVRSKRRRPPMVYFSSVLGVAVDMLVVFAGRVRFRQHSPRVMRSRAWEDRDDTAARVPMPPSSPVRSMGQHATPLMKWQCLYPMCSSLAVAFVCIIAKWEDTEFLIYYQSFTKKLMWFAYIATTTAFATGLYTVLAPRLHWLAIGICSLPVLLPVLTKVLGEWPVLKLRFRLGKSFKSDLLDMV, encoded by the exons ATGGACAGACGGCTCCTGGAAGCAGCCACATCTGGTGATTCCAAATCAATGAAAGACATGGCTTCGCAGGATGCAAGCATTCTACTTAGAACAACTCCACAAGGGAGCACCTGCCTTCACATATCTTCCACTCATGGTCATGAGGGATTCTGCCAGGATGTGTTGGTGCTAAACCAGACTCTCCTCACCAAGGTGAACTCTGACAGGGAGACACCACTTATAGCGGCGGTGATGGGTGGACATGCCTCATTGGCTTCTGTGTTGCTCGGGCGTTGTTGTATGCTAGGATTGAGTGAGGTAATTTTGCAAACAGACAACGATAGATGTAATGCACTGCATCATGCCATCAATTACAACCACAAGGACCTTGCGATGGAGTTGATAATAGCAAAGCCTTCTCTGTCACATGGTGTGAACAAATACGGCGAGTCACCCATGTTCATGGCGGCAATGAGGGACTTTACTGATATTGTTGAAAAGCTTTTGGATACTCATGATTCGGCTCATGAAGGAACGTATGGTCACAATGCCTTGCATGCTGCTGCCAGAAATGGAAATGCAG TTATTGCTAAAACAATTATGGCGACACGGCCTTTGCTGGCCACAGAAAAAAGCAATGATTCGAAGACTCCAGTGCATATCGCTGTGATAATGGACAAGATTGAAGTGCTACGAATATTTTTGGAACATGATTGGTCCTTAGGACATGTGACACACAAAGAGGAGTATGTGAGTTCTCTCCTTTTTACTGCCGCGTGCCGGGGTAATGTTGGTATTGCTCGAGAGCTTCTCAAGCACTGTCCCGATGCTCCCTATCGCCTGGAATCTGGTAAGACATGTCTGCATGTGGCTGTAGAGGGAGGTCACACGGAGTTTGTTCAATTTCTTTTGAAGGAACCACAACTTCAGAAATTGGTGAACATGCGAGACGGAAATGGTAAAACTGCTCTGCATCACGCAGTCAATAGGTGCAATCCAAAAATTGTTGCGGCTTTACTCTCTCGCAAAGAGACAAACTTCACAATATATGACAACCATGGGGAGTCAGTAATTTGGCAACTACGGAATGCCACAGATCATGCCAAGACCTTAAACTGG GGTTTGGGAAGATGGTCACCGTGGCCTCCGCCTACGCCATATCTTCCCTATGTCTGGATGCGCCGCTCATCGGAGTGGCCTCGGAGGGACATGCTTCAGCCCGAGGGGAAGAGTGGCCTCCTCCACCTCCTAGAGCAAGGGCGGGGGATGGTGGTGGTGTGTGAACAGGGCAAGACACCGACTGTGTACGCCGGTGATGTGGTTGTTGTGGCCCTCGTGAGATCCAAGCGTCGGCGGCCTCCCATGGTCTACTTTTCCTCAGTGTTGGGGGTGGCCGTAGATATGTTGGTCGTCTTCGCCGGCAGGGTGCGGTTCCGCCAACATTCACCACGGGTCATGCGGTCGCGGGCATGGGAGGACCGGGATGACACGGCAGCCAGAGTGCCCATGCCGCCGTCCTCCCCCGTGAGAAGCATGGGGCAACATGCCACTCCTCT AATGAAGTGGCAATGCTTATATCCAATGTGCTCCTCGCTTGCTGTTGCTTTCGTGTGCATCATTGCAAAGTGGGAGGATACGGAGTTCCTGATTTATTATCAATCATTTACTAAAAAGCTTATGTGGTTTGCATACATAGCAACAACCACAGCATTTGCAACTGGATTATACACGGTGCTAGCCCCTCGTCTCCATTGGTTAGCTATTGGAATTTGCTCACTACCGGTTTTACTCCCAGTTCTTACTAAAGTGCTCGGTGAATGGCCTGTCTTGAAGCTCAGATTTCGGTTGGGCAAAAGTTTCAAGTCTGATCTGCTTGACATGGTCTGA